A portion of the Bacteroidota bacterium genome contains these proteins:
- a CDS encoding N-acetylneuraminate synthase family protein, which translates to MTNPTFIIAEIAQAHDGSLGILHSYIDALADTGVDAIKFQTHIAEAESSAQEPFRVNFSYEDRTRYDYWKRMEFSPEQWKGIKAHCDEKGLEFMSSPFSLKAVDLLEELGVKRYKIGSGEVSNLLLLEKIAKTGKPVILSSGLSDWSELEQAVNFLKEQKIDISVLQCATSYPAPPESWGLNVLQELKESFGVKIGFSDHSGEIYACLAASALGAEILEFHAVFDKRMFGPDATSSLTISQIEELVKGVRAIEKARQNPVQKIISTSQQELKTMFGKSLAVNKDLEAGERIQFDFLESKKPANEGISARDFKNVIGKKLKYPKRKWDFLRKEDLE; encoded by the coding sequence ATGACAAATCCCACATTTATAATAGCAGAAATAGCTCAGGCACACGATGGTAGTCTGGGTATTCTTCATTCCTATATTGATGCTTTAGCAGATACTGGGGTAGATGCAATAAAATTTCAAACCCATATTGCCGAAGCAGAAAGTAGTGCACAAGAACCTTTTAGAGTGAACTTCTCTTATGAGGATAGAACGCGATACGATTATTGGAAAAGAATGGAGTTTTCACCGGAACAATGGAAGGGAATCAAAGCACATTGCGATGAAAAAGGTTTGGAATTTATGTCCTCTCCTTTTTCGTTGAAGGCGGTGGATTTGCTTGAAGAACTTGGAGTGAAGCGATATAAGATTGGTTCCGGAGAGGTAAGTAATCTTTTATTACTCGAAAAAATTGCTAAAACCGGGAAACCTGTGATTTTAAGCTCCGGACTTAGTGACTGGTCTGAATTGGAGCAAGCTGTCAATTTTCTAAAAGAACAAAAAATTGATATTTCTGTATTGCAATGTGCTACTTCTTATCCTGCTCCACCCGAAAGTTGGGGATTGAATGTGCTACAAGAATTAAAAGAAAGCTTTGGTGTAAAAATTGGATTTTCGGATCATTCCGGAGAAATATATGCTTGCCTCGCAGCTTCTGCATTAGGAGCTGAGATTTTAGAGTTTCACGCTGTTTTTGATAAAAGAATGTTCGGTCCCGATGCCACTAGTTCTTTGACTATTTCACAAATAGAAGAGTTGGTTAAAGGTGTGAGAGCCATTGAAAAAGCAAGGCAAAATCCGGTTCAGAAGATAATTAGTACATCACAACAAGAATTAAAAACAATGTTTGGGAAGTCTCTTGCGGTTAATAAAGACCTGGAAGCAGGCGAAAGAATACAATTTGATTTTTTAGAATCCAAAAAACCTGCAAACGAGGGAATATCGGCCAGAGATTTTAAAAATGTAATTGGAAAAAAACTGAAATACCCCAAACGTAAATGGGATTTTTTAAGAAAAGAAGATTTAGAATAA
- the asnB gene encoding asparagine synthase (glutamine-hydrolyzing): protein MLESQKHRGPDFTGKSEGDTYSIGHNRLSIIDLSHVSNQPLVSHCGNYILSFNGEIYNYQELRKQIDYPFITSSDSEVLLAAYITWGISCLDKLNGMFSFAVYDIKKEILFGARDRFGVKPFYYHIFNEGFVFASEIKAILASRYVEKSWNNEVWANYLEFGYYPSDKLTFYKEIYQLEAGNYFIYNLKDKNYTQHQYYDFSKRVRKYSWENRNQQSIEEELKKELTSSIRLRLLADVKRGFNLSGGMDSTLLFSLIRNELSPADTKAFTFYCNDERYDEINWVKQIIKDSEFELEQCLLKSSDIPDYAEKIQYFQDEPYSGIATLAYAKTFESARSQGYKVILDGSGMDEQIGGYDYYYNNNDSIVQGVNSSPLRGNAINPDFRKLASKKEFPKPFTSNLQNLQFRDIFYTKLPRDLRMTDRISMAFSTEMREPFLNHNLVEKSFSLPDDFKYRNNRTKWIMREILLQYIGKAIAQAPKRPIQTPQREWLSSNLKEWVVEMTNVAIVKSNWLDRKEVRKELDNFLTRDHSNSFYIWQWVNIGLMLK from the coding sequence ATGTTAGAAAGTCAAAAGCATAGGGGTCCGGATTTTACAGGAAAATCCGAAGGTGATACTTATTCTATTGGACATAATAGGTTGAGTATAATTGATTTATCCCATGTGTCAAATCAACCTTTAGTTTCGCATTGTGGAAATTATATTTTGTCATTTAATGGTGAGATTTATAATTATCAGGAGTTAAGGAAACAAATAGATTATCCCTTTATTACTTCAAGTGATTCAGAGGTATTGTTGGCAGCATATATAACATGGGGGATATCTTGCTTGGATAAACTTAATGGGATGTTTTCATTTGCAGTTTATGATATTAAAAAAGAAATATTATTTGGAGCAAGAGATAGATTTGGAGTAAAGCCTTTTTATTATCATATTTTTAACGAAGGGTTTGTTTTTGCAAGTGAAATAAAAGCAATTTTAGCAAGTCGATATGTTGAGAAGAGCTGGAACAATGAGGTTTGGGCAAACTACTTAGAATTTGGTTATTACCCGTCCGATAAATTAACTTTTTATAAAGAAATTTACCAATTGGAGGCAGGTAATTATTTCATTTATAACCTTAAAGATAAGAATTATACCCAACATCAATACTATGATTTCTCCAAGAGAGTTAGAAAGTATAGCTGGGAGAACAGAAATCAGCAAAGTATAGAAGAAGAGCTGAAAAAGGAGTTGACAAGCAGTATTAGACTCAGATTATTGGCAGATGTAAAAAGAGGCTTCAATTTGAGTGGAGGTATGGACTCTACCTTGTTGTTTTCTCTTATTAGAAATGAACTAAGTCCAGCAGATACTAAAGCATTTACCTTTTATTGTAATGATGAAAGATATGATGAAATCAACTGGGTGAAGCAAATTATAAAGGATTCTGAATTTGAATTAGAACAATGTCTGTTAAAATCTTCTGATATTCCGGATTATGCAGAAAAGATACAATATTTTCAAGATGAACCATATTCGGGAATAGCAACTTTAGCTTACGCTAAAACTTTTGAAAGTGCGAGGTCGCAAGGGTATAAAGTGATTTTAGATGGTAGTGGAATGGATGAACAGATAGGAGGTTATGATTATTATTATAATAATAACGATAGTATTGTTCAAGGTGTAAATTCAAGCCCGCTTAGAGGTAATGCGATAAATCCAGACTTTAGAAAATTAGCTTCAAAAAAAGAGTTTCCGAAACCATTTACTTCAAATCTACAGAATTTACAATTTAGAGATATATTTTATACTAAATTACCAAGAGATTTGAGGATGACAGACCGAATTTCTATGGCATTTAGTACGGAGATGAGAGAGCCTTTCTTAAATCACAACTTGGTCGAAAAGAGTTTTTCTCTACCGGATGATTTTAAATATAGAAATAATCGAACTAAATGGATAATGAGGGAAATCCTTTTACAGTATATAGGCAAGGCAATAGCGCAAGCCCCTAAGAGGCCGATTCAAACACCACAAAGAGAGTGGTTGAGTAGTAATTTAAAGGAATGGGTTGTTGAAATGACAAATGTTGCAATAGTTAAATCTAATTGGTTGGATAGGAAAGAAGTAAGGAAAGAATTAGACAATTTCTTAACCAGAGACCATAGCAATAGTTTTTATATATGGCAATGGGTTAATATAGGATTAATGTTAAAGTAA
- the neuC gene encoding UDP-N-acetylglucosamine 2-epimerase, whose product MKRKVCVVVTARPSYSRVKTALKAIHDHPDLELQLVIGASALLERYGSAVNYIEEDGFTIAERVYMVIEGATLTTSAKTTGIGIMELSTTFDNLRPDVVCTIGDRYETMATAIAASYMNIPLVHIQGGEVTGNIDEKVRHAISKLADVHLVSNEDARQRLIKMGEYEDKIHITGCPSIDIAREVAENPELDFNPCEKYGGVGYEINPEEPYLVVMQHPVTTEYQKSREQAAMLVNIIHQLDIPTFWFWPNPDAGSDGTSGALRTYREENPINKIRFFKNMEGKDFLRLLVHSRCIIGNSSVGIRECSYLGVPVVNIGTRQNRRLRGKNVIDIDFKEEELKNAIRTQMNHGKFEKEKLYGDGNAGVNIADVLAKVKLEVRKVISY is encoded by the coding sequence ATGAAAAGAAAAGTTTGTGTTGTTGTTACGGCAAGACCAAGTTATAGCAGAGTTAAAACTGCTTTAAAAGCAATCCATGACCATCCTGATTTGGAATTGCAATTAGTAATTGGAGCAAGTGCTTTGTTAGAGAGATATGGTTCAGCAGTTAACTATATTGAAGAAGATGGATTTACGATTGCAGAGAGAGTGTATATGGTAATAGAAGGAGCTACTCTGACGACTTCTGCCAAAACAACTGGAATTGGAATCATGGAACTTTCTACAACTTTCGATAATCTAAGACCAGATGTGGTTTGTACTATTGGAGATAGGTATGAAACGATGGCAACTGCAATTGCAGCGAGTTATATGAATATTCCCCTTGTTCATATACAGGGAGGAGAGGTGACAGGAAATATTGATGAGAAGGTGAGACACGCCATTAGTAAATTAGCAGATGTGCATTTGGTTTCCAATGAAGATGCTCGGCAGAGGTTGATTAAAATGGGAGAGTATGAGGATAAAATTCATATTACAGGTTGTCCCAGCATTGATATTGCTCGAGAGGTGGCAGAAAATCCCGAATTGGATTTTAACCCTTGTGAAAAATATGGTGGAGTAGGGTATGAAATTAACCCAGAAGAACCTTATTTGGTTGTGATGCAACACCCGGTTACAACAGAATACCAAAAGTCGAGAGAACAGGCAGCCATGTTGGTTAATATCATCCACCAATTAGATATTCCAACTTTTTGGTTTTGGCCAAATCCTGATGCAGGGAGTGATGGAACAAGCGGTGCCTTAAGAACCTATAGAGAAGAGAATCCAATAAATAAAATTCGTTTTTTTAAAAATATGGAAGGAAAAGATTTCCTTAGGCTATTGGTTCATTCCAGATGCATTATAGGAAATAGCAGTGTGGGTATAAGAGAGTGTTCTTATCTTGGAGTACCGGTCGTGAATATTGGTACTAGACAAAACAGAAGGCTAAGAGGTAAAAATGTAATAGACATAGATTTTAAAGAAGAAGAATTAAAAAATGCAATTCGTACTCAAATGAATCATGGGAAGTTTGAGAAAGAAAAACTGTATGGAGATGGAAATGCTGGGGTAAATATTGCAGATGTATTAGCAAAAGTTAAATTGGAAGTAAGAAAAGTAATTAGTTATTAA
- a CDS encoding N-acetyl sugar amidotransferase, whose amino-acid sequence MTKTLHGLPEEVIFCKKCCISNQRPSTKREFSKKTSADTETVGFGEDGICDSCKWFEYKKTIDWVAREKQLEELCNRFRRNDGTYDVIIPSSGGKDSFYVAHILKHKYNMNPLTVTWAPHKYTQIGWENFQSMNDNGFDNILVTPNGKVHRKLTRLAFENLVNPFQPFIIGQKNVAPRAALQYGVQLIMYGENQAEAHNKFDENLSPLMDIKHFCKKEGEELYFGGVNIKDLGQYGIEDKDMYLYKPLDEKHIREAGIEVHFFSFYNNWSPQENYYYAMEHSGFKSNPDGRSEGTYTKFASLDDKIDGQHYYTMFIKFGQGRAMNDVNRDIRDGFITREEGVELINKYDGEFPKKYFKEVLEYLDITEEKYWEVINNARSPHLWEQKNGEWVLKHKVS is encoded by the coding sequence ATGACAAAAACATTGCACGGACTACCGGAAGAAGTTATTTTTTGTAAGAAATGTTGTATCTCAAATCAACGTCCTAGCACCAAAAGGGAGTTTTCAAAGAAAACGAGTGCAGATACAGAAACAGTGGGGTTTGGAGAAGATGGCATTTGCGATTCTTGCAAATGGTTTGAATACAAAAAGACTATTGATTGGGTAGCAAGAGAAAAACAATTAGAGGAACTTTGTAATCGATTTAGAAGAAATGATGGCACGTATGATGTCATTATCCCTTCAAGTGGAGGAAAAGATAGTTTTTATGTGGCACATATACTGAAACATAAATATAATATGAATCCATTAACCGTTACTTGGGCACCCCATAAGTACACTCAGATTGGTTGGGAGAATTTTCAAAGTATGAATGATAATGGCTTTGATAATATTTTGGTTACTCCTAATGGCAAAGTACATAGAAAACTCACGCGTTTAGCATTTGAAAATTTAGTGAATCCATTTCAACCTTTTATTATTGGTCAGAAGAATGTTGCTCCAAGAGCAGCTTTACAATATGGGGTTCAATTAATAATGTATGGTGAAAACCAAGCAGAAGCACATAATAAGTTTGATGAAAACTTAAGCCCTCTAATGGATATAAAACATTTTTGTAAAAAAGAGGGAGAAGAACTTTATTTCGGAGGCGTAAATATCAAAGATTTGGGTCAATATGGAATTGAGGATAAGGATATGTATCTATACAAGCCTTTAGATGAAAAACACATTAGAGAGGCGGGGATAGAGGTACATTTCTTTAGTTTTTATAATAACTGGTCTCCACAAGAAAACTACTACTATGCAATGGAACATTCAGGCTTTAAGTCTAACCCGGATGGAAGAAGCGAAGGAACTTATACAAAGTTTGCCAGCTTAGATGACAAAATAGACGGACAACATTATTATACCATGTTCATTAAGTTTGGACAGGGTAGAGCCATGAATGATGTAAACAGAGATATACGGGACGGTTTTATTACAAGAGAAGAAGGTGTAGAGTTAATAAATAAATATGATGGTGAGTTCCCCAAGAAATACTTTAAGGAAGTTCTTGAATATTTAGATATCACAGAAGAAAAGTATTGGGAAGTGATAAATAATGCAAGGTCGCCTCACCTTTGGGAACAAAAAAATGGAGAGTGGGTGTTGAAGCATAAGGTAAGCTAA
- a CDS encoding imidazole glycerol phosphate synthase cyclase subunit — MKRVIARLDIKENRLVKGIHLEGWRFLPHSPNEYCYQYYTEGIDEIIYIDAVASLYNRNSLREIIKRTTDNVFIPITVGGGIRTIEDAKEILRCGADKIAICTQAVRTPEIISRVAEKFGVQCMVLSVQAKKDQAGNYKIWYDVAREKTEKDVVEWVQEAEELGAGEILLTSVDREGTEKGMDTELIEKVSKAVTVPVIACGGFSNPSDFVRSIQSGADAVAIAKALHYGKTSVKEIKSVALASNIKVRKTE, encoded by the coding sequence ATGAAAAGAGTAATTGCTCGATTAGACATAAAAGAGAATAGGCTTGTCAAGGGGATTCACCTAGAGGGATGGAGATTCTTGCCTCATAGTCCAAATGAATATTGTTACCAATATTACACAGAGGGAATTGATGAGATTATTTATATAGATGCAGTAGCAAGTCTATACAATCGAAACTCTTTGAGAGAGATTATTAAAAGGACAACAGATAATGTTTTTATTCCCATTACGGTTGGAGGTGGAATCAGAACAATCGAAGATGCTAAGGAAATATTACGTTGCGGTGCAGACAAAATAGCGATTTGTACTCAGGCGGTGAGAACCCCCGAAATCATCAGTAGGGTGGCAGAGAAGTTTGGTGTACAATGTATGGTTTTGTCTGTTCAGGCAAAAAAAGACCAAGCAGGAAACTATAAGATTTGGTATGATGTAGCAAGGGAAAAAACGGAAAAAGATGTTGTAGAATGGGTGCAGGAAGCCGAAGAGTTGGGTGCAGGAGAAATATTATTGACATCAGTGGACAGGGAGGGAACAGAAAAAGGAATGGACACAGAATTGATTGAGAAAGTATCAAAGGCAGTAACAGTCCCTGTTATCGCCTGTGGTGGCTTTTCAAATCCTTCAGATTTTGTGCGCTCAATTCAATCCGGAGCAGATGCGGTTGCTATAGCAAAGGCTTTGCACTATGGGAAAACCTCCGTAAAAGAAATTAAATCAGTTGCTTTGGCTTCAAACATAAAGGTAAGAAAGACAGAATGA
- the hisH gene encoding imidazole glycerol phosphate synthase subunit HisH, with product MIKVGIIDYGMGNLLSLSRALEYVGAKVITISEPEQIANTDLLVLPGVGAFHTGMAMLNKKRFKEGIDSYVNTGKPFMGICLGMQMLLTKGYEFEESKGLGLIEGDVLLLPDGLEDCKVPNINWHEIEEPSENKWKETILHNTNPHACFYFVHSFFAKPKHNNEVLANTEFGSFRFASAIKKDNVFGTQFHPEKSGKEGLNLLKTFLTL from the coding sequence ATGATTAAAGTAGGTATTATAGATTATGGTATGGGGAATCTGTTAAGCCTTAGCAGAGCATTGGAATATGTGGGTGCGAAAGTGATAACCATATCAGAACCGGAGCAAATAGCAAATACAGACTTGTTGGTTCTACCCGGAGTCGGAGCATTTCACACAGGTATGGCAATGCTTAACAAAAAGAGATTTAAAGAAGGAATTGATAGCTATGTAAATACCGGGAAACCATTTATGGGAATTTGCCTTGGAATGCAAATGCTGTTGACAAAAGGATATGAATTTGAAGAATCAAAAGGATTGGGGTTGATTGAAGGAGATGTTTTGCTTCTCCCTGATGGATTAGAGGATTGTAAGGTTCCTAATATCAACTGGCATGAGATAGAAGAACCATCTGAGAATAAATGGAAGGAAACAATATTACACAATACAAATCCTCATGCATGCTTCTATTTTGTTCATTCATTTTTTGCCAAACCGAAACATAACAATGAAGTTTTAGCAAATACAGAGTTTGGTAGTTTTAGATTCGCTTCTGCCATCAAGAAAGACAATGTTTTTGGCACACAATTTCATCCTGAAAAAAGCGGAAAAGAAGGACTTAACCTTTTAAAAACCTTTCTTACATTATGA
- a CDS encoding acylneuraminate cytidylyltransferase family protein, with the protein MRILGVIPARGGSKGVPRKNIKLLGDKPLIAYTIEAALQSQLTKVIVSTDDEEIAEVSRQYGAEVPFMRPAELASDTASSIDVVLHTLTEVEDDMNDYEAVMLLQPTTPFRTYKDINECINKFNNSDSDSLISVREVPHEFNPHWVFEEKSIGFLSIATGEKEIIKRRQDLPRAYYRDGAIYMVNSMVLKEKKTLYGETISYWINKSQEFVNIDTMEDWVKAERIISSK; encoded by the coding sequence ATGAGAATCTTAGGAGTTATTCCTGCACGAGGTGGCTCAAAAGGAGTTCCAAGAAAAAATATTAAACTATTAGGAGACAAACCTTTAATTGCTTATACGATTGAAGCAGCTTTGCAATCCCAACTAACTAAAGTGATTGTTTCCACAGATGACGAAGAAATTGCTGAAGTGTCTAGACAATATGGAGCAGAAGTACCTTTTATGCGTCCCGCGGAGTTAGCCTCCGATACCGCTTCATCGATTGATGTTGTTTTACATACTTTAACAGAAGTTGAAGACGATATGAATGATTATGAAGCGGTCATGTTGTTGCAACCAACAACCCCATTCAGAACTTATAAAGATATAAATGAATGTATAAATAAGTTTAATAATTCAGATTCTGATTCCCTCATCTCTGTTCGTGAAGTACCGCATGAGTTTAATCCACATTGGGTTTTTGAAGAAAAGTCAATAGGATTTTTATCAATTGCTACCGGAGAAAAAGAAATCATAAAAAGAAGACAAGATTTGCCGAGAGCATACTATAGAGACGGTGCTATTTATATGGTTAATAGTATGGTGTTGAAAGAGAAAAAAACTCTATATGGGGAGACAATCAGCTATTGGATTAATAAAAGCCAAGAATTTGTAAATATTGATACTATGGAGGACTGGGTTAAGGCTGAGAGAATAATTTCATCAAAATGA
- a CDS encoding glycosyltransferase, with the protein MNKKVLIICYTFPPYPGIGGRRWAKFAKYLNRQGVDVAVIAAKKSLNSRSLWEKDIQEFVNKIDFLPSHYPDILTRIPQTLLEKIRYKIALQYVKAKVKGNYFDHSSLWANTLVNQVEQKIKQGYNNVVVSCAPFASSRFVIELKNKYPEVNFILDFRDPWTDNKTSFGFTTISSKRLKIEKEVERMVVNQYDTILSVSEEMTQRFKSLSNSDNTFLTVQNGFDREDIQLVNSKDKNKKEDKLTFIYAGTLYNQAIHVFEKLCQVLKEIKETNSNIYSKLQFDFYGHAPQEFKNLAREIECICFNGEVDKETALTEIQSSQVAMLILTDDITYSFSTKFHEYVSFKTPIAVFSSGGKTGEYVQANGIGYNCTIEEMKNKIVKIFQDWETDNLVFNPAYDIEKHDIERITVEELIPLLK; encoded by the coding sequence TTGAATAAAAAGGTCCTAATCATCTGTTATACTTTTCCTCCTTATCCCGGTATTGGAGGTCGGAGATGGGCAAAATTTGCAAAGTATCTAAATAGACAGGGAGTAGATGTTGCTGTCATTGCTGCCAAGAAGTCTCTAAATTCACGTTCCTTATGGGAGAAGGACATACAAGAGTTTGTTAACAAAATAGATTTTCTGCCTTCTCATTACCCTGATATTCTAACCCGGATTCCTCAAACACTTTTAGAAAAGATTCGATATAAAATTGCTTTACAATATGTGAAAGCAAAGGTAAAAGGGAATTATTTCGACCACTCTTCTTTGTGGGCTAATACCTTAGTAAATCAAGTAGAACAGAAGATAAAACAAGGGTATAATAATGTAGTGGTATCTTGCGCACCCTTTGCTAGTTCTCGATTTGTGATTGAATTAAAAAATAAATATCCGGAAGTAAATTTCATCTTGGATTTTAGAGACCCTTGGACAGATAACAAAACTAGTTTTGGGTTTACTACTATTTCTTCCAAAAGACTGAAAATAGAAAAGGAAGTAGAAAGAATGGTAGTAAATCAGTATGATACCATACTTTCTGTTTCGGAAGAGATGACGCAAAGATTTAAAAGCCTTTCAAATAGCGATAATACTTTTCTAACCGTACAGAATGGTTTTGATAGAGAGGATATTCAACTAGTCAATTCTAAAGATAAAAATAAGAAGGAAGACAAGTTAACCTTTATCTATGCCGGCACATTGTATAATCAGGCAATACATGTATTCGAGAAATTATGTCAAGTGTTAAAAGAAATCAAAGAGACTAATTCAAATATCTATTCTAAGCTTCAATTTGATTTTTATGGACATGCACCACAAGAGTTTAAAAATTTAGCGAGAGAAATTGAATGTATTTGTTTCAATGGAGAAGTTGACAAGGAAACTGCATTAACGGAAATACAGTCCTCACAGGTGGCAATGTTAATCTTGACAGATGATATAACTTATTCTTTTAGCACAAAGTTTCATGAATATGTTTCCTTTAAAACCCCAATTGCAGTTTTTTCAAGCGGTGGCAAAACCGGAGAGTATGTTCAAGCTAATGGAATTGGATATAATTGTACCATAGAGGAGATGAAAAATAAGATTGTAAAAATCTTTCAAGATTGGGAGACAGACAACCTAGTTTTCAATCCTGCATACGATATAGAAAAACATGATATAGAGAGAATAACTGTAGAGGAACTAATTCCTTTATTAAAATAA
- a CDS encoding ATP-binding protein has protein sequence MILRASYIQELSKFIDKPFVKILTGIRRCGKSTVLKLLKEELIAQGIKQDNILYVNFESFSFSEINSATAFYDFIKDKIKADKKYYLLLDEIQEVDQWEKAINSFLVDFDVDIYLTGSNSHLLSSELATYLAGRYIEIPVFTLSFNEFLDFKAHYSQGEVTNTQESYLSYLHLGGFPVIHTAHYTEETAYKVVYDIYSSVILRDTVQRYKIRDIELLERVVKYAFDNVGNTFSGKNVADYFKSQQRKIDLNTVYNYLHALEGAFVLYRVPRYDIRGKEILKTQEKFYVSDVSLLYATMGFRNRMISGILENIVFLELRRRGYKVYVGKLDSREIDFIAEKQSEKIYLQVAYKLDNEQVVEREFSPLLAIHDQYPKMVITMDDFWQESIEGVRHLHIIDFLQNELY, from the coding sequence ATGATTTTAAGAGCAAGTTACATTCAAGAACTAAGTAAGTTTATAGACAAACCCTTTGTCAAGATTCTTACAGGTATTAGACGTTGTGGCAAATCCACAGTTCTAAAGTTACTCAAAGAAGAGCTGATAGCACAAGGTATTAAGCAGGATAATATATTATATGTGAACTTTGAAAGTTTCTCATTTTCTGAAATTAATTCTGCCACAGCTTTTTATGATTTTATAAAAGACAAAATTAAAGCTGATAAGAAGTATTATCTATTATTAGATGAAATTCAGGAAGTTGATCAGTGGGAAAAGGCAATTAATTCATTTCTAGTGGATTTTGATGTAGATATTTATTTAACGGGGTCTAATTCTCATCTGCTATCATCTGAATTAGCGACTTATCTTGCTGGTAGATATATAGAGATACCTGTGTTTACTCTTTCATTTAATGAATTTTTGGATTTTAAGGCTCATTATTCTCAAGGTGAAGTAACAAATACACAAGAAAGTTATTTGTCTTATTTGCATTTAGGTGGCTTTCCTGTTATTCATACAGCTCATTATACGGAGGAAACAGCCTACAAGGTTGTATATGATATTTATTCATCGGTTATACTACGCGATACAGTACAAAGGTATAAAATTAGAGATATTGAATTGTTGGAACGCGTTGTTAAATATGCCTTTGATAATGTAGGGAATACATTTTCTGGTAAAAATGTGGCGGACTATTTTAAAAGTCAGCAAAGGAAGATTGATTTAAACACCGTATATAATTATTTGCATGCTTTAGAAGGTGCATTTGTATTATATCGTGTTCCTCGTTATGATATAAGAGGTAAGGAGATTCTTAAAACGCAAGAGAAGTTTTATGTGAGTGATGTATCATTGCTCTATGCAACGATGGGTTTCCGAAATAGAATGATTTCAGGTATTTTAGAAAATATAGTTTTTCTTGAATTAAGAAGACGGGGATATAAGGTTTATGTAGGTAAATTAGATTCGAGAGAGATAGATTTTATCGCTGAAAAACAATCCGAAAAAATATATTTACAAGTAGCTTATAAGCTTGATAATGAGCAGGTAGTAGAAAGAGAGTTTTCGCCATTATTAGCGATTCATGATCAATATCCCAAAATGGTAATAACTATGGATGATTTTTGGCAAGAATCCATCGAAGGTGTAAGGCATTTGCATATAATTGATTTTTTACAAAATGAATTGTATTGA
- a CDS encoding GxxExxY protein, giving the protein MTENELSNKIIGVAIELHKSVGAGLLESAYESAFAYDLREAGLKVLQQVELPFIYKEVRLEVGYRIDLLIEDKVLIEIKSIENLAPVHFAQTLTYLKLSGIKLGLLINFNSKYLKDGIHRLVNNL; this is encoded by the coding sequence ATGACAGAGAATGAACTTTCAAATAAGATAATTGGGGTTGCTATTGAACTGCATAAATCAGTTGGAGCAGGTCTGTTAGAATCTGCTTATGAAAGTGCCTTTGCTTATGATTTAAGGGAGGCAGGTTTGAAGGTTTTGCAGCAAGTTGAATTACCTTTTATTTATAAAGAAGTCCGTTTAGAAGTAGGTTATCGAATAGATTTATTAATAGAAGATAAAGTATTGATTGAAATTAAATCTATAGAGAATTTAGCTCCAGTACATTTTGCCCAAACTCTTACCTATCTTAAATTATCGGGAATTAAACTTGGTTTACTTATCAATTTTAATTCTAAATATCTCAAAGATGGGATTCATAGATTAGTAAATAATTTATAA